In Bogoriella caseilytica, the genomic window GGAGTCCGGGGCCTGAGTCAGATGCGACCAGGTTTCCTCGCCCGAGTCCTCACACCAGAAACACAAGGTATCGGCTGCCTTGCGGCCGGCCCCCTTGGCGCCTTCCCAGAGGCTGCCAAGGACGCTTCGCTCTTCAACCTCAGCGAACTGCTGCTCGAATCCGGGCATGAAATCGTTGAGTGCGTCTTCATCTTCGAGGGTGAAGGTGTGTACCGCATCGGCACCCGCATTGAGCGCGAGCTCGATATTGCCCCCGAGCTTGTCCTTGCCGCCCTTCTTCCCGACGGAGGCATCGAGGCCCACATCGAATCCGCCCTCGATCCCTTCAGCCAGGTGGACCTGAAAGGTGCCGTCCGAGAAACTTTCGATGGTGTAGGCGGCGTAATCCTCGGCGTTGGCACCGATGGTCAGGACGCGCCATGGACGCACCTCGGCGTTGGCCTCGGCGCTCTCATGCTGGGTCGTGGTGTCAATCCGACACACAGGGGGCTGCTGGCCTGGCCCACCTGGGCGGATCACGGAGTCGGACAGATCGACCGAATCGTCCGAGCCAGGGGCCTCGCTCGACCCGGAACAGCTGGTGGAGCCGTCAGAGAGTTCCTCGAGACGGTCACACAGCGCCGAGGTCACGCTATTGCCCAGCGGCGTCATCGCTCCCAGGATGACCATCACCAGAACACCCGCAACAAGCAGAATGCCGAGGTGCTCGACGGCGGCGAATCCGCCCTCGCGCCTCACGCGTGACGACGTCGATGATTCGGACGCCGTCGACAGACTGCTGGCGTGTCCCTCCCCCTGCTGCTCCATGGTCCCCTCCTGCGTGATGTCGGTTGGGCGCGTACTGCGCCGGTCAGCCGGTCAGCCGGTCAGTCTCGGTTCAGTCTCGAATGGATTGATGTCGGGAATAGTCCAGCCGATACCGCTGCCGAACGGGTTGGTATAGCAGGTTCCCCCGATCCTCCAGCCGATCTGTCCGCTCTGGATGCACAGGCCGCTGTTCTGACCAACGTTGACACCGGCCTCAGCTTCGGCTCGCATACGGCTCGAAGTCTTGGCCACAGTGCGGAGATGTTCCACCTCGACGGTGACGGTCTGCTGGATCGGGTCGACGGAAAAGTGCGTGATGCGTGCGTCATTGCGGGCGGCGAACTCCTCCGCCGCAGCACGGATGGCGGGGTTCCATCCCTGTCCGTTCGCCGGCGCGATCACGCTCCAGAAACTGCTGAAACTCGTGGCCGCCGAGTGCTCGTCGTAATGACCTTCGAGGAGGCGATCCCATTCTTGGACCGCGGCGAGCGCCGCAGCATCCGCCGCGGTCTGCGCGTCGCGCTGGTTGGACGAGAAGCTACCGAGCATGGAGATCGCGAGCACCGCGCCGGTCAGGAGAAGAGCCACGACCGGAATGGTGACGAGAGCGACGCCTCCGCGCTCATCCTCGCGCCAGTTCGTCACCGCCTCGCGAATCCGCTCGGTACCCATCTCACCAATCCTCGTCATTTCCCGTGCCGGCCGGATCGCTTCCGGCCGCCCCCCCGACAATGCTGCCGAGATACGACACCCACAACTTAGCGGGGACGGCGGCGTGGTCCTAGGGCCTGCGGGCCTATTACCCGTGGGCCCGGAGCACCATGATGGGGACGCTCTACCCTTGGTCGGCGCTCTCGGTCACGGGGACGTCGAGGAGGCGGAAGCGGCCGAAGGCTTCGATGTCCACCTCGTCCTGGCCGGTGTCGGGCCAGATGACGGTGATCAACCGGATGTCACCGGCTTCCTCCGCCTCCGGGTACGGTGCTTCCTCGCTCGCGAGGTGTCGCGCAACCTCCCCCTCGGAGCCCTCGTCCTCGTCCTCGTCCTCCACGGCGTAATCCATGGGCATCACCCACTCTTCGGCCGTGCGCAGCGCTAGTCGGCCAGCACCGAAGCCCTGGGTGACCGCGCCGTAGCCGCGGCCCGGGTGGAAGTAGCCATCCTGCCCCGGAGGGACGTTGTAGACGTTGTGGAAGTCCACTGCCGAGTCGGCCTCGACCATCTCCACCTGCAAGGTACCTACCAGAGCGCCGTCACGACGGATCACCGATTCAGCCGAGACCTCCCAGCCCTCGAACTCCACCGCCTCGTTGCCCGAGGCCTCCGGGAGTTCGAGCTCATCGTCACCCAGCTCCTCATCGGCGTCCTCGCCGGCGATGACGCGCCGGCCTTCGAACTGGATCTCGACACGCCGGTTCTGCGCCCGCCCATCCTCGCTGGAATTCGATGCCCGCGGCTCGGACTCACCACGCCCTTCGGTGCGCACCTGGTAATCGCCCTCAAGCAGATCCCCCAGCGCGTCACCCACCGACCCGGCCCGCATCTCCGAGAGCTCCTGGTTATCGGCATAGGCGTCGGTGGGCACATTGTCGGTATGACCGATCACGCGGATCTCACCGCCCTCCGAGGAAGCCTGAATCTCCTGCGCCGCGCGCTCCAACACCGCGCCGGACTCCCCGCCGAGCTCGTGCTCATCGGCACCGAAGAGCACGTCCGACGTGAGCGTGACCGTGACCTCCTCGTCCTCTTCCTCGATCTCACTGGAGTCGTCGTAGCTGATGGTGCGGGTGCTGAGCGGGAAGATCGCGGGGTCCGCCGGGGGGTCGATCACCGCCGTTACCTCATCGAAGAGCTCCTCAGCCTCGACCACCGGGACATCGGCGACATAGCCGAGCGCGGGGATGAG contains:
- a CDS encoding pilus assembly protein TadG-related protein; amino-acid sequence: MGTERIREAVTNWREDERGGVALVTIPVVALLLTGAVLAISMLGSFSSNQRDAQTAADAAALAAVQEWDRLLEGHYDEHSAATSFSSFWSVIAPANGQGWNPAIRAAAEEFAARNDARITHFSVDPIQQTVTVEVEHLRTVAKTSSRMRAEAEAGVNVGQNSGLCIQSGQIGWRIGGTCYTNPFGSGIGWTIPDINPFETEPRLTG
- a CDS encoding OmpA family protein — its product is MRTLPKLSLVAAVSMVLAAGCTNSADPEPPEPPEPTEEPTGESDPTDEPTEEREPDPEAAVTVTRQLLSFEVEVGVHAVEVEGDLAALVVDYTVPEEQMEDFESRLGSFRLGSNLNGARVGYQGMAGGIRLLDLEERTVHRAAIDRPRIASDFLTEDGSMRSVSLHPAPQSASVDVLIPALGYVADVPVVEAEELFDEVTAVIDPPADPAIFPLSTRTISYDDSSEIEEEDEEVTVTLTSDVLFGADEHELGGESGAVLERAAQEIQASSEGGEIRVIGHTDNVPTDAYADNQELSEMRAGSVGDALGDLLEGDYQVRTEGRGESEPRASNSSEDGRAQNRRVEIQFEGRRVIAGEDADEELGDDELELPEASGNEAVEFEGWEVSAESVIRRDGALVGTLQVEMVEADSAVDFHNVYNVPPGQDGYFHPGRGYGAVTQGFGAGRLALRTAEEWVMPMDYAVEDEDEDEGSEGEVARHLASEEAPYPEAEEAGDIRLITVIWPDTGQDEVDIEAFGRFRLLDVPVTESADQG